A genome region from Natronosalvus rutilus includes the following:
- a CDS encoding potassium channel family protein — protein sequence MQFTGILLLFLLLPLFVVPWFSQFLQQRRFDTVEPLENHVVISGHTPLVHTFITEIESHAHQHPYVIIETDQDRAVELRDLGHTVLHGDPESESDLRKASVEKAQAAVVAGDDQLTLNAALAIRDVAPMVPITATLEDATLRQYLHSAGVEYVVQPRQVIGQALATHYAMSEGMQSDRIVILGHGTVGSTVRSALETWGADPTVVDIDEGEHVDVVGDATITKTLQEAGVKNADAVIISLPKDRQALYATLLARELSSTVDIFVRVTESEAVGRVKRAGADYVLELSEISGQMVAAAVLDEPVSGTDSDILFTRLSDPDVELSALDIDRIIGVSRNEELHLAPDHDFELQQNDLLIYVRE from the coding sequence ATGCAGTTCACCGGCATCCTGCTCCTCTTTCTCCTCCTACCACTATTCGTCGTGCCCTGGTTCAGTCAGTTTCTCCAGCAACGGCGGTTCGATACCGTCGAGCCACTCGAAAATCACGTCGTAATCTCCGGACACACACCGCTCGTCCACACGTTCATCACCGAGATTGAGTCACACGCTCATCAACACCCCTACGTAATCATTGAAACGGACCAAGATCGCGCGGTAGAGCTCCGCGATCTCGGACACACCGTGTTACACGGCGATCCGGAATCCGAATCTGACCTCCGGAAAGCCTCGGTCGAGAAGGCACAGGCAGCGGTCGTCGCTGGCGACGATCAATTGACGCTGAACGCTGCGCTCGCTATCCGCGACGTGGCTCCGATGGTCCCGATAACCGCAACACTTGAGGACGCGACACTCCGGCAGTATCTGCACTCGGCTGGCGTCGAGTACGTCGTACAGCCACGACAGGTCATCGGGCAAGCGCTCGCCACGCACTATGCGATGAGCGAGGGAATGCAGTCCGATCGAATCGTTATCCTCGGTCACGGAACGGTCGGCAGTACCGTTCGGTCGGCGTTGGAAACCTGGGGTGCGGATCCGACCGTCGTAGATATTGACGAGGGCGAACACGTGGACGTCGTCGGTGACGCAACTATTACGAAGACACTTCAAGAGGCGGGCGTAAAAAACGCAGACGCAGTCATCATTTCGCTTCCTAAAGACCGACAAGCACTGTACGCAACACTACTTGCCCGTGAGTTGAGTTCTACAGTCGATATTTTTGTGCGAGTGACAGAGAGCGAAGCAGTTGGACGAGTCAAACGAGCAGGCGCGGACTACGTACTTGAGTTATCGGAGATCTCTGGACAGATGGTCGCTGCTGCTGTCCTCGACGAGCCCGTTAGCGGTACTGACAGTGATATTCTGTTCACTCGTCTGAGCGACCCGGACGTAGAACTCTCAGCGCTCGACATTGACCGCATCATCGGTGTCAGTCGAAATGAGGAGTTGCATCTCGCACCTGATCATGATTTCGAACTCCAACAAAACGATCTTCTCATCTACGTAAGAGAGTGA
- a CDS encoding cation:proton antiporter: protein MTLFQTIPVEDPITIFALAMIIFLVAPLLLERHRLPGIIGIILVGAAIGPNAAGIIERGDAIVLLGEVGLIYLMFLAGVEIDINRFFDNIGQSIIFGVLAFLIPQGVGTVFGMWVFGFSLPTALLFAAIFASHTLLAYPVARQLGIVGNDAVTATIGGTVLTNVLALLVLVIVVASAEAPLDWLFWVELGLGIALLFTGIWYIVPWLGRRFFRSLAEESYFEFLFVMAALFSSAVFAEVVGAEPIIGALVAGLALNRLIPDRGPLMNRVQFVGNALFIPFFLLSIGLLVDVTAIVGGRESLLLAGALIGLTLVTKFVASWLTGLLYAYDHDQIGSMFGLSVGQAEALAIVLIAFDASIPGFDTDMINGAVLMILVVSLVSPIVVEKYGRAVVTKDRRGKRESTDVRQRILIPFTPVPEHHEKLMRYHESLVDLALFIREEQSTEPLHTLAVVHPGPKTERKVATADAAIAHTEEYAAGAEVPVTLHTRVDHNIASGITRAAVENRITTILLDWDGMRLYRQPLFSQTTRQVLAWTDQLVLVSRIRAPLNTVSRIVFVLPPELSHDPNFYEVGQTIERIAAGTGAPIRALVVEESEDQYEQLFGKLKSNTPIEREYIDDWEQLIRVLSEDVTADDLVVCASARRNTIGWRPDLQELTERISSLTPGDFVVIYPPVGRGTDE, encoded by the coding sequence GTGACGCTGTTTCAAACCATTCCTGTCGAAGATCCGATAACGATCTTCGCGTTGGCGATGATCATCTTTCTCGTCGCACCACTCCTCTTGGAACGCCATCGATTGCCCGGCATTATCGGAATCATCCTCGTTGGGGCTGCGATCGGTCCGAATGCAGCTGGTATTATCGAGCGAGGGGATGCGATTGTTCTCCTCGGGGAGGTTGGACTGATCTATCTGATGTTCCTCGCCGGCGTCGAGATCGATATTAATAGGTTTTTTGATAACATCGGCCAGAGCATCATCTTCGGCGTTCTCGCATTCCTCATTCCTCAGGGAGTCGGTACCGTTTTCGGGATGTGGGTGTTCGGATTTTCGTTGCCAACGGCGTTATTGTTCGCGGCTATCTTCGCCTCGCATACGCTGCTCGCATATCCTGTTGCCCGTCAATTAGGGATCGTCGGCAATGACGCCGTCACAGCAACCATCGGCGGCACCGTGCTCACGAACGTACTCGCACTGCTCGTTCTCGTCATCGTCGTTGCTTCGGCGGAAGCACCCCTCGATTGGCTGTTTTGGGTGGAACTCGGGCTTGGCATCGCGCTGCTCTTCACCGGGATCTGGTATATCGTTCCGTGGCTCGGTCGCCGGTTCTTTCGGAGCCTCGCCGAAGAGAGTTATTTCGAGTTCCTGTTCGTCATGGCTGCTCTCTTCAGTTCAGCGGTTTTCGCTGAAGTAGTCGGAGCCGAACCCATTATCGGAGCGCTTGTAGCGGGACTGGCGCTCAACCGGCTCATCCCCGATCGAGGGCCGTTGATGAATCGCGTCCAGTTCGTTGGCAACGCGCTGTTCATCCCGTTCTTTCTCCTCTCGATAGGGTTGCTCGTTGATGTGACTGCGATTGTTGGGGGCCGCGAGTCGCTGCTGCTCGCCGGGGCACTGATCGGACTCACACTCGTTACGAAGTTCGTCGCGTCTTGGCTTACCGGCCTGCTGTACGCGTATGACCACGACCAGATCGGAAGCATGTTCGGGCTCTCGGTCGGACAGGCCGAAGCGTTAGCGATCGTGCTCATCGCGTTCGACGCTAGTATTCCCGGATTCGATACGGATATGATCAACGGCGCAGTGTTGATGATCCTCGTCGTGAGTCTGGTCAGTCCGATCGTGGTGGAGAAATACGGTCGAGCAGTCGTGACGAAAGACCGGCGAGGAAAACGCGAGTCGACCGACGTTCGCCAACGGATCCTCATTCCGTTTACTCCGGTCCCCGAGCACCACGAGAAGCTGATGAGGTATCACGAATCGCTGGTCGATCTAGCGTTATTTATCCGGGAGGAACAATCCACCGAACCGTTACACACGCTGGCGGTCGTCCACCCGGGACCGAAAACGGAACGAAAGGTTGCGACCGCCGATGCAGCAATCGCACACACGGAAGAGTATGCTGCCGGCGCAGAGGTGCCGGTAACGCTTCACACGCGGGTCGATCACAACATCGCCTCCGGGATCACTCGCGCAGCCGTTGAAAACCGGATCACGACGATCCTTCTCGACTGGGATGGGATGCGGCTCTATAGACAACCTCTCTTCAGTCAGACTACGCGGCAGGTTCTCGCATGGACTGATCAACTCGTTCTCGTCTCCCGAATCAGGGCACCTCTCAATACCGTCTCCCGAATCGTCTTCGTGCTTCCACCCGAGCTGTCACATGATCCAAACTTCTACGAGGTCGGACAGACGATCGAACGAATCGCAGCGGGTACTGGAGCACCTATCCGAGCACTCGTCGTCGAGGAGTCGGAGGATCAATACGAGCAGTTGTTCGGGAAACTCAAATCGAACACGCCTATTGAGAGAGAATACATCGATGACTGGGAACAATTGATTCGGGTTCTTTCCGAAGACGTGACGGCGGACGATCTCGTGGTGTGTGCGAGCGCTCGCCGAAACACTATCGGTTGGCGACCGGATCTTCAAGAACTGACCGAACGCATCTCGTCGCTCACGCCGGGTGACTTCGTCGTAATTTATCCGCCGGTCGGTAGGGGTACCGATGAGTAG
- a CDS encoding sulfite exporter TauE/SafE family protein: MELLGLGISMICLFVGFGLLIGILFGFFGMGGSFLVTPALLVVGYPAPVAVGSGLAFVFGTSVIGALRHRDHGQVSYTLAAVMILGMTFGIEVGTRVVFLLADLGSADAVISVAYVGLLGVVGLSVLRDARTGGTDASTGRVASRVHAIMLPPMVALPGGATVSAWVILVVGSAIGILSGCLGVGGGFLLLPVMVYGFGIPTAIAAGTSILQISVSGAFGTFVYAQSNAVNIPVVAALLCGSALGARIGVSATQLVNEADIKGCFAVMLLSGGVATASKQVSIVYGVELLETVSTVLIFGTAVLVSGAIVRTSIAALRKIESVGHP; this comes from the coding sequence ATGGAACTCCTCGGCCTCGGTATCTCGATGATCTGTCTCTTCGTCGGATTCGGCCTGCTCATCGGCATTCTCTTCGGCTTCTTCGGGATGGGCGGGTCGTTTCTCGTGACGCCAGCACTGTTGGTGGTCGGATATCCGGCACCGGTGGCCGTCGGGAGCGGACTCGCGTTCGTCTTCGGCACCAGTGTCATCGGTGCACTCAGACACCGCGATCACGGCCAGGTCAGTTACACACTGGCGGCGGTGATGATTCTCGGAATGACGTTCGGTATCGAGGTCGGCACTCGGGTCGTATTCTTGCTTGCGGATCTCGGCAGCGCTGACGCCGTCATCAGCGTGGCGTACGTCGGACTTCTTGGTGTCGTCGGCCTCTCTGTCCTCCGAGATGCCCGCACTGGCGGTACAGATGCGAGCACGGGCCGAGTCGCTTCCAGGGTTCATGCCATCATGCTCCCACCGATGGTGGCGCTACCTGGCGGTGCGACCGTCTCGGCGTGGGTTATCCTTGTCGTTGGGTCGGCCATCGGCATTCTCTCTGGATGTCTCGGTGTTGGTGGGGGATTCCTTCTGCTCCCCGTCATGGTCTACGGGTTCGGCATTCCTACTGCAATTGCTGCTGGGACCAGCATCCTCCAGATCTCGGTTTCGGGTGCGTTCGGGACGTTCGTCTACGCCCAGTCGAACGCCGTCAATATTCCCGTTGTCGCCGCGTTACTCTGCGGGAGCGCGCTCGGCGCTCGTATCGGTGTGAGTGCGACGCAGCTGGTAAACGAGGCTGACATCAAGGGGTGCTTCGCAGTGATGTTGCTCTCAGGGGGTGTCGCCACCGCAAGTAAGCAGGTGAGTATTGTGTACGGCGTTGAACTGCTTGAAACCGTGAGTACAGTCCTCATCTTTGGAACCGCGGTCTTGGTCAGTGGTGCGATTGTCCGCACGTCGATTGCTGCGCTCAGGAAAATCGAGAGCGTGGGTCACCCTTGA
- a CDS encoding DUF7512 family protein — protein MVDLVFSESGQAAATVGFVLVEALVLYVGYGALARVASPAAREILVRT, from the coding sequence CTGGTTGATCTCGTGTTCAGTGAGTCCGGGCAGGCTGCTGCTACGGTCGGTTTCGTTCTGGTGGAGGCACTCGTGCTGTACGTCGGATACGGGGCGCTGGCGCGGGTTGCTAGCCCGGCCGCCCGTGAAATCCTCGTGAGAACCTGA